A region of Crenobacter cavernae DNA encodes the following proteins:
- a CDS encoding ABC-three component system protein — translation MSLTTPLAKPIAAVTSADVVAAGLPIPPIERIRIFSPGQWEDFVLEWADSLRDQYGLVERCGGAGDMGRDIIAFDKANPVIWDNYQCKHYSTGLTPSDIWVELGKLVYYTFSKEYTYPRRYVFVAPQGAGTKLSNLLKKADKLKAQLVENWDKYCKTSITATAEVELNADLRKYLDMLDFSIFEAVPPLRLIDQHAKTRWYVTRFGGGLPARPQMPPPPVVVAAHEVTYVRNLLDAYGGHLKCAIPTVADLDTHEDVREHFNDARLEFYSAEALRAFSRDTLPPGAFEQLQDELHGGIKDEIRGAHSDGYRRVLAVVKTAKLLPITDHALKERLSTYDRGGICHQLANDGKVRWVR, via the coding sequence ATGTCGCTGACCACCCCATTGGCCAAGCCTATAGCCGCAGTTACATCTGCAGACGTGGTAGCGGCTGGCTTGCCCATTCCACCTATTGAACGGATTCGGATCTTCAGCCCAGGGCAGTGGGAAGACTTTGTTCTTGAATGGGCCGACTCGCTGAGGGATCAGTATGGGCTTGTCGAGCGGTGCGGTGGTGCCGGGGACATGGGCCGAGACATCATCGCGTTCGACAAGGCAAACCCTGTAATCTGGGATAACTACCAGTGCAAGCACTACAGCACTGGTCTGACCCCAAGTGACATCTGGGTAGAGCTTGGGAAACTGGTCTATTACACCTTTTCCAAGGAGTACACCTATCCCCGCAGATACGTTTTCGTCGCGCCTCAAGGGGCAGGAACCAAGCTGTCAAATCTGCTAAAGAAGGCTGACAAACTCAAGGCGCAGCTGGTTGAGAACTGGGACAAGTACTGCAAGACGAGTATCACGGCAACGGCAGAAGTAGAGCTGAATGCCGACTTGCGTAAGTACCTCGATATGCTCGATTTCTCGATCTTCGAGGCTGTGCCGCCTCTGCGACTTATTGACCAGCATGCCAAGACCCGATGGTATGTAACACGATTTGGTGGTGGTCTTCCTGCAAGACCACAGATGCCTCCACCACCTGTCGTGGTCGCGGCCCATGAGGTCACCTATGTGCGCAATCTGCTGGATGCCTATGGTGGCCATCTGAAGTGCGCCATTCCGACAGTTGCGGACTTGGACACTCACGAAGATGTTCGGGAGCACTTCAACGACGCTCGCCTTGAGTTCTACAGTGCCGAAGCTCTTCGAGCGTTCTCTCGGGACACCTTGCCACCAGGAGCATTTGAGCAGCTTCAAGACGAGTTGCATGGTGGCATCAAGGATGAAATCCGCGGAGCACATTCAGATGGCTATCGGCGTGTTCTCGCAGTGGTCAAGACTGCCAAGCTGCTACCTATTACTGACCACGCGCTCAAGGAGCGCTTGTCGACTTACGACCGAGGCGGCATTTGTCATCAGCTCGCCAATGACGGAAAGGTCAGGTGGGTTCGATGA
- a CDS encoding ABC-three component system middle component 2 — protein sequence MSEHGEIETLPPFNGPIEIGLRAVTLLCEAFPLAYSFQRLVVSDYLLVHSDDLPGGPPGLHPKTPHRGGELLVRRAVLEQGLMLYQSRGLLERHYTEAGVMFAATERTAAFLDVLSSNYALQLRERAAWLVSLLGEMSDDELLDIANSQVGEWGAEFTMESVLKVEDAEWR from the coding sequence ATGAGTGAGCACGGCGAGATCGAGACATTGCCACCGTTCAATGGCCCGATTGAGATCGGTCTGCGAGCGGTGACGCTCTTGTGTGAGGCCTTTCCGTTGGCGTACTCGTTCCAGCGACTAGTAGTATCCGACTACTTGCTTGTCCATTCCGATGACTTACCAGGTGGCCCACCTGGACTGCACCCCAAGACGCCGCATCGCGGGGGGGAACTGTTGGTGCGCCGTGCTGTTTTAGAGCAGGGGCTGATGTTGTATCAGAGTCGAGGTCTTTTAGAGCGCCATTACACAGAAGCCGGTGTGATGTTTGCGGCGACGGAGAGGACGGCAGCGTTTCTGGATGTATTGTCGTCCAACTACGCACTGCAGTTGAGAGAGCGGGCGGCATGGCTCGTCTCATTGCTAGGAGAGATGTCCGACGATGAGCTACTGGACATTGCCAACTCCCAAGTCGGCGAGTGGGGTGCGGAATTCACTATGGAGTCTGTGTTGAAAGTGGAGGACGCTGAATGGCGATGA
- a CDS encoding ATP-binding protein translates to MAMTGFQLRRLTLVGNGVPNAEVQFNEGLNVVSGPSDTGKTFIVQCIDYMFGASNVPKPIPESERYETVRLALSLPSSKEEFVLERSMRGGNFTLISTSQADRTLSAKHSADDKDSVSRYLLGLSGLTGKKVRKNKQGVTREVSFRDLARLILVDEETVISEESPILSGQYTTATSESAVFRLLLTGVDDSSIISIEDPKVAKGRQAGKAEMLELLLSQTKGRIAELQLPGDAKVWQDQLTQVESLYEAAQKELAVEQQNAASLEGKRRVELNGLRKLESQSGVLRELQRRFTLLEQQYLSDLRRLESIAEAGSRLGQMNEERCLVCGALAEHQEHEHQKEDAAPGDVAQSCLAEAAKIRALISDLHLTREENDKEITRLHDQCELAREHIRAVSADLTELLKPRVEIALLRLRESQTTRDTYRHVIELNGRVNELQGLLSDLGNLTATKGAELATARIRADETEDFCQEVESLLRAWHFPGLDRVTFSEGDQDIVISGRTRASHGKGVRAIAHAAFNLALLKSCLKREMPHPGFVLIDSPLVVYREPDTNEGGFSHDVKDAFYRSIAEDLRSAQVIIFENEDPPFDLDNKATVIKFTGASHGRQGFIPKKH, encoded by the coding sequence ATGGCGATGACAGGATTTCAACTCCGACGTTTGACTTTGGTCGGGAACGGTGTCCCGAATGCAGAAGTGCAATTCAATGAGGGTCTAAACGTCGTATCTGGTCCGTCAGATACCGGCAAGACATTTATCGTTCAGTGCATCGACTACATGTTTGGTGCTAGTAATGTGCCCAAGCCCATACCGGAGTCGGAGAGGTATGAGACGGTTCGTCTTGCGTTGAGTTTGCCAAGTAGCAAGGAGGAGTTCGTTCTTGAGCGGTCCATGCGTGGTGGCAACTTCACGCTCATCAGTACAAGCCAAGCAGATAGAACGCTTTCTGCAAAGCACAGTGCGGATGACAAGGATTCGGTCTCACGTTACCTGTTGGGTCTTTCTGGTTTGACAGGAAAAAAAGTTCGCAAGAACAAGCAAGGGGTAACTCGCGAGGTCAGCTTTCGGGATCTGGCTCGGCTGATACTGGTTGATGAAGAGACGGTCATCAGTGAGGAGTCGCCGATCCTCTCTGGGCAGTACACCACAGCTACTTCGGAAAGTGCAGTCTTCCGATTACTACTGACTGGAGTAGATGACAGCTCCATAATTTCCATCGAGGACCCAAAGGTTGCAAAGGGACGGCAGGCAGGCAAGGCCGAGATGCTTGAACTGCTGCTGAGTCAGACCAAGGGACGCATCGCCGAGCTGCAACTACCGGGTGATGCAAAGGTCTGGCAGGATCAACTGACCCAGGTTGAGTCCTTGTATGAGGCGGCGCAGAAGGAACTTGCTGTTGAGCAACAAAATGCGGCGTCACTTGAGGGAAAGCGCCGGGTTGAGCTGAACGGATTGCGCAAGCTTGAATCGCAGTCTGGTGTCCTGCGGGAATTGCAACGTAGATTTACACTACTTGAACAGCAGTATCTTTCTGACCTCCGTCGACTGGAAAGCATTGCGGAAGCTGGTTCTCGTCTCGGACAAATGAACGAGGAGCGCTGTCTAGTTTGTGGGGCACTCGCAGAGCATCAAGAGCACGAACACCAGAAGGAAGATGCTGCCCCCGGGGATGTGGCCCAGTCTTGCCTTGCCGAGGCAGCCAAGATCAGAGCGTTGATTTCAGACTTGCATCTCACGCGGGAAGAGAACGACAAGGAGATCACGCGGCTTCACGACCAATGCGAGTTGGCGAGAGAGCACATTCGAGCTGTTTCCGCAGACCTCACGGAGTTGTTGAAGCCACGTGTTGAGATTGCATTGCTGCGCCTACGTGAGAGTCAAACGACAAGGGATACCTACCGTCATGTAATTGAACTCAATGGACGTGTGAATGAGTTGCAAGGGCTGCTGTCTGATCTGGGGAACCTGACCGCTACGAAGGGGGCCGAGTTGGCAACGGCACGCATCCGCGCCGACGAGACTGAAGACTTCTGCCAGGAGGTCGAATCGTTGTTGCGTGCCTGGCACTTCCCAGGATTAGACCGGGTCACTTTCAGCGAAGGCGATCAGGATATAGTGATCTCCGGTCGGACGCGCGCGAGCCACGGCAAGGGTGTTCGGGCAATAGCGCACGCTGCATTCAATCTGGCGCTGCTGAAGAGTTGTCTTAAGCGTGAAATGCCGCATCCGGGCTTCGTATTGATTGACTCGCCCCTTGTGGTCTATCGCGAACCTGATACGAACGAAGGAGGCTTTTCGCATGACGTGAAGGATGCGTTCTACCGGTCGATTGCAGAAGACCTCCGCTCTGCTCAGGTGATCATCTTCGAGAACGAAGATCCACCTTTCGATCTAGACAACAAGGCAACCGTTATTAAGTTCACGGGAGCATCCCATGGTCGGCAAGGGTTCATTCCCAAAAAACATTAA
- a CDS encoding competence protein CoiA family protein — MASIFKIPASLRHRATFGLLAGRLVDASSVKRGLACGCVCPQCQSPLVAKQGEVYIHHFAHHNRRACDNALVASILFAAKQELSESTGGITAKREAEYGGELLSKLGREVNWQVETVAKNWPVDHDGQEPDLVVAIASHRMAILVEIASRVFPSSLSLHYKQHNLPCMVISLNAVLTQLVDYQKSISLETLNRLLLREPSCRYWLWHPKVDEMREQLVQKVREQHARHQWFGKRGTAAVPVHLPELPPIKASPSGWMWNRHIPLASAIQRAIHKVGIPFGKQSYLEAFLGNPGTFREKDFPDPLQWALRMSAQEHGKYIELLKELAMIKKE, encoded by the coding sequence ATGGCGAGCATCTTCAAGATTCCCGCATCACTCAGGCATCGAGCCACCTTTGGTCTCCTGGCCGGGCGTCTGGTTGATGCATCATCCGTAAAGCGGGGGCTGGCGTGCGGTTGTGTGTGCCCGCAATGCCAAAGCCCCTTGGTCGCCAAGCAGGGCGAGGTCTATATCCACCACTTTGCGCATCACAATAGGCGAGCTTGTGATAATGCTTTAGTCGCCTCCATTCTGTTCGCGGCCAAGCAGGAGCTGTCTGAATCGACCGGAGGTATCACAGCCAAGCGAGAGGCCGAATACGGCGGCGAGCTTCTCTCGAAGCTAGGCCGAGAAGTGAACTGGCAGGTGGAAACGGTGGCCAAAAACTGGCCCGTTGACCATGATGGTCAGGAGCCCGACCTGGTCGTGGCCATCGCTTCACATCGGATGGCTATCCTAGTCGAGATCGCGAGTCGAGTATTCCCCTCATCGCTCTCCCTGCACTACAAGCAGCACAATCTTCCCTGCATGGTCATCAGTTTGAATGCGGTGCTCACCCAGTTGGTCGACTATCAGAAGTCCATCAGCCTTGAGACGCTCAACCGTTTGTTGCTGAGGGAACCATCCTGCCGCTATTGGTTGTGGCACCCGAAGGTAGATGAAATGCGCGAGCAACTCGTGCAAAAGGTGCGTGAGCAGCATGCTCGGCACCAGTGGTTCGGCAAGCGTGGGACAGCAGCCGTTCCCGTTCACCTCCCCGAGCTGCCTCCGATCAAGGCATCGCCATCCGGTTGGATGTGGAACCGACACATCCCCTTGGCGAGTGCTATACAGCGTGCCATCCATAAAGTGGGCATACCGTTTGGCAAGCAAAGCTATTTGGAGGCATTTCTGGGCAACCCCGGGACCTTTCGGGAAAAGGATTTCCCAGATCCTCTGCAATGGGCGTTGCGAATGTCAGCGCAAGAACATGGAAAGTACATCGAACTGCTCAAAGAGCTGGCGATGATTAAAAAAGAATAG